In Physeter macrocephalus isolate SW-GA chromosome 9, ASM283717v5, whole genome shotgun sequence, the DNA window GCAAGCAGCTGTAGACTCCAAACAGAAGATCATTGATGCCCAGGTGTGGGGCTCTGGCCTTTTGGTCAGCCACAGGTGTTAAAGGACCTGGGATAAGGAGGGGGTGACTTtggtttcttcacatcctcagtCGTACCCCACTGCAGAAGCTAAGGAAGATAGGAGATCAGGATCTCTGCTCCAAGAAGTCAGACTTGAGGGTCTCGGTGGACCACAAGCTCACTAGGACAGGCTATGAAAAGGGCAGGGCAACTCCTCCCCTGCGGGGGCAGCTCGGTGGGTATTGCCTTTCACCAGGGGTTCTGACCAGAGAGTGGAAACTATTGGGAGGGGAATGGGAAAGGCTGGGGGTGACAGCAGGCTTGGGAGAGAGGGAGCAAGGGGGCTCTTGTTCAGAGCTGTGGCTTCCCAACTGCGTTGAGAGGGGAGACAGTTAAGAGACTGGCCTCCAATCTCCTTCCCCCAGGTCTGTGCCCTTTTCCTCTCCAGGCCCAGGCCTTGCTCAGTCTGGAAACTGCACAGGCTGACTGGTAGCTGTGACCTCTGTTTTGTACGCACcagtgcacacacacatgaacaAGCTTGTGCCTGACGCTGCTGGGGCTGCTTGCTCCCTTTGGGTGGGAAGCAGGTGATGAGGTAGAGACCTGAGGAAGGCAGGCGCAAGAAGGTCTTGGTCCATGATGGCAAGGCCGCCTCCTCCCCAGCGGGACCACTGCCGCCTCCGTGCCTTTCCCATCCTTCACGCGTGGTATCCTCCAGGCCCCctgccttccccctcccagcGCTTCTTGTAGGCGGACACGGCTCCAGGGAGATCCCTTTCCGGCACAGACCCCCTTTGGCCCAGGAGGCCATTCCGCGACCCCAGCTGATGCCCTCTTTGCCCACAGGAGAAGCGCATCGCCTCACTGGATGCGGCCAACGCCCGCCTCATGAGCGCCCTGACACAGCTGAAAGAGAGGTACAGCATGCAAGCCCGTAACGGCATCTCCCCCACCAACCCCACCAAATTGCAGATTACTGAGAACGGCGAGTTCAGAAACAGCAGCAGTTGTTAACCTGCCCGAGGAGGGAGGACCATGGTGGCCCAGGGCAGGGTCTCGGCCTGGGGAGGAGCGGCCCCAGCGCAGGGGCAAGAGGCCGAGGCTCGGCGCCTCCCTCCAGCCGCGGTCCGGGAGGCGGCCGCAGAGGGAGCCGCGAGAGACTGACGCAGTGCGCCGGGGCACAGCGGCCCGCTCCCCGAGAAGCGCGTTCGGTGCAGGCCAGAGAGACTGCAGGCTGGGGAGCAGGCACAGGGGGCTGCGCGATGTTTCTGTCGGGTGTTGAATTTGGTGTGCGTCACCTTTCCTCCTCGACCTGGCTGAGTGCATGtaccccccaacccctccccagggagggagctgcCCGGAGAGCTGGAGGGTCGGAGAGCCAGGGGCCTACTCTCGTGGCTTCCCCTCCCCAGGACTGCCAGgcagccaggccctgccctgtggGACCTGCCCCTCAGTTCCGGAAGCCGACGGGGCGGTCagcaggcagggagggggtggggaggacggaGCTGCCAGAGCGCCGGGGCCCCCGCCTGTCTCCACCCTGAGCACCTGCCCCTGCATGGGCGGGGACCCTTCCCGGCTGTGAGGGAACCGAGGAGTCACCCGCCCCCGTACCTGTCCCCAGACCCTCCGCCTTCCCGCTCCcgccctccctcttcctccctaaCTTGTTCCGTCAGGTAGACCCAGCGAGGATCGCAGCTCTCTTCTGGGCCCTTGCGCCCGTGGGAAGATCCAGGACCTCCCTCACTTGCCACGTGGGCCCAGGCTGATGCTCTGGGGCTCCCCGAAGACAAAGACCTGGGCAGAGCTGGCCCGGGCGGCACTGTGTGGTGCCTGCCCCTCTCCCGGAGCTAGTGTACCTGGGCGCGGTGGCCCTGCAGGGAGTGGCCAGCAGGTGCTCCCCTGAGAGACAGGCTGAGCTTTCCTGACGGACGGTTAAAAAGAAGTCTAGTGCCCGCAGGCCCTGAGAAGGTGGATAactgtgatttcttttcctttcacagtATGCGTTAGAAACAAAAGcccgctcgctcgctcgctcgctcgctggAACACAGGGGCCTTTTAAATTGAGCGTGCGCACTGCATGGGAAATAGCGGCCCTGGAGGATGTTAGACTTGCTCCCTCTCCAAGACAGCAGCAGCCTGCACCCGCCCCGTGTGTGCGGCCGGCCTCTGCCTCACCCCTCCCGGGCCCAGCCGAGGACCCAGGCGCTGCAGACAGGGAGGTGCTCACCCGCGGCTGGGGCCGGTTTCCCTCAGCTCTAGGCTGTTCTGTAGCTTAtcggccctccccgccccccccttGCGGGACCTAGGTGGGCAGGAGCGTGGGTCCCTCTCGTCCCTCCCTGTTCCCACGCCTGGCCCTGGGGAATCTCAGGCAGGAGCTGGGGCGTTCACCCTGCAGCCAGGAGCCGCCCCGTCTGCCTCAGCCGTGGGAAACTGGGGAGACCCCTTCCTGCTGCTGGGGCTGGAGACGCTCCACCAGGGCCCAGGTTGCCCCAGAGCCCCCCAGGAAGGGGAGCACGGCGGGGGGCTCGGACCACACTGCACCCTGTCCTGGGGTGAAACCAGTTCAGTTAGCCCAGAGACCCGcttgtggggagagggcaggaccCCCAAGGGTCACAGACCTCAGGAAGGCAGGCCGTGGGGGGCGGAGGCCTTGCCCCACTCCTCTGGCCACACAGGCAGGGCCTGGCCCCGGTGACGTTCTCCTCTGGTTCCCTGTCAgtcaccccccccgccccgccaatGCCTCGTTGAGCGACCTCGGACTGAGCGCCTCTTAGCAATACAGGGGGGAGGTTCCCAGGGCCTGGACAGCTGGGCTCAGGAGGCCAGCGGTGGCCGGTGCTGGCGGCCCTTGGCCTGGGTTGGGAGCTCTCAGGACGAGAGCCTTATTTACTTACTTAGTGCAAAAACTGTAAAAGTGTACAGACTCTTCCCAGATTTTTATCTGAATTGCAAGTCTGAcgatttttgtaaatgttcttggTGTTTGACTGTAATGTAACTATTTCATCCAATGGTTGTACATAGTCCTTTAGTCCTGGTGCTGCCGAGGGCTGCCTGGGACCGCTGCTCTCCGacggtttttattttgtttttaatctagagaacagtgctgggcaggaggcagagggtggggatTCGGGTGATGGGGGTTTTCCCTGCCGGTGGCATTTTGTCGGCTGTGCAGCGTGCTCTCTGGGTGGTGGGGACGTGCGACCTGCCTGGGTCACACTGAACCCGCGTCCCTGAGcgaggaggagggaaggcagtCCCTGCTCGGGGAGGCCCAAGCCCAGCCCTGCTGGAGaaggctctcccctcccctctcctgccaacacagggagaaggctctcccctcccctctcctgccaaCACAGGGAGGCCTgacattttgcttaacttttatGTTTAGGGTgaaggaaactgccaaacttccTATAAGTGAAGACTCTTTCCGACCGCccagaatgggggtggggaaccAGGGCCAGAGCTCCAGgcaccccccccccaaccctgcAGAGCATCTGCCCCGGGGTACACctctccccctcccgccccggccaTCTGCGGAAGGCAGACCGTCCAGGGAAATGGCCCCTCTTTTCTACAGACTCCCCCAAgccgcccccagcccccattccacctccctgccccccttttGTAAgtatgtgaaaaggaaaaaatgcaaatgttgGCGTCTTGGCTGGAGCGCCTCCCTCCAGTTGTGACTCTAACTATGTAATAATGTACAGAGAAAGCTGTTGGTGTTCTAAGACTGTGTGGCTGTGCAATTTCTGTACATTTGCaattagaaatattaaagatttatttagctattttaaGCCTGACTCGCCTCTCCATTCAGCTGTGTCTCAGGAGCTTTTCCAGGGGGCGACTCTTGCATTGTGGCCTGATACTGTTCTTTACCAGCACTCGGTTCACCCTGGTGGCAGCTGTGGTCAGGGGAGACCCTGCATGATCTGGGAGTGGCCCGTTCTCTTCCGGGCTGGGGTCTTTCCCTGCCCCTCGCTCTGACAAGCGTGGACTTTCTAGGCTCCCAGAGCTTGGCCCCTGCCTTTCCCTACAGCAGATACCAGCTcctgcttccccagcccctgaAATCCTACTCCAGGAGGAAAGGAGGTGGTCCAGGGCCACCAGCGGATCATGGCTGAGCTAGACTTAAACCCAAGCCTCAGATACCCGAGAAGCCCCAACACATGGCCCAGACCCACCTGCAAGGCTGAACCCATGGCCTTTGTTGGCAACAAGCCAGCGCCTGGGCCCCTTCAGTTGCACCCTGCACAGGGGACAGGTGagcactgcaggaaaaaaaacaacaacccattTCAGACCGTGCCCTTGTGGGTTCCCATCTCCCCTCTCAGCAAGGCCTCCCTGCCCTATTCTCCACCGTGGTTCAGCCAAACCTGTACCTCTTCTCGGATCTCCCAGCCAGACGCTCTCCCTGCTCCGAGAGCCAGCCTCCTAGCCCACTGGGGGAAGATGGCAGCAGTGACCCTCTGACCCCACCCT includes these proteins:
- the DAB2IP gene encoding disabled homolog 2-interacting protein isoform X3; its protein translation is MPSRTPLQKLRKIGDQDLCSKKSDLRVSVDHKLTRTGYEKGRATPPLRGQLGEAHRLTGCGQRPPHERPDTAEREVDPARIAALFWALAPVGRSRTSLTCHVGPG
- the DAB2IP gene encoding disabled homolog 2-interacting protein isoform X2; the encoded protein is MKGIISRLMSVEEELKKDHAEMQAAVDSKQKIIDAQEKRIASLDAANARLMSALTQLKERVKETAKLPISEDSFRPPRMGVGNQGQSSRHPPPNPAEHLPRGTPLPLPPRPSAEGRPSREMAPLFYRLPQAAPSPHSTSLPPFCKYVKRKKCKCWRLGWSASLQL
- the DAB2IP gene encoding disabled homolog 2-interacting protein isoform X1 produces the protein MPSRTPLQKLRKIGDQDLCSKKSDLRVSVDHKLTRTGYEKGRATPPLRGQLGEAHRLTGCGQRPPHERPDTAEREYALETKARSLARSLAGTQGPFKLSVRTAWEIAALEDVRLAPSPRQQQPAPAPCVRPASASPLPGPAEDPGAADREVLTRGWGRFPSALGCSVAYRPSPPPPCGT
- the DAB2IP gene encoding disabled homolog 2-interacting protein isoform X4, with protein sequence MKGIISRLMSVEEELKKDHAEMQAAVDSKQKIIDAQEKRIASLDAANARLMSALTQLKERYSMQARNGISPTNPTKLQITENGEFRNSSSC